One genomic window of Microbacterium testaceum StLB037 includes the following:
- a CDS encoding YhgE/Pip domain-containing protein, with protein MKVPQMITAELRRLTSTRMSVIALIALLAVPILYGGLYLWANQDPYGNLSNVPVALVVDDTGADVNGQQRNLGDEAAEQLLDSDTFEWHRVSSDAADAGLERGDFDFIVTLPADFTESVASLSSSFPRQADIELRTNDANNYLASTIGTQAVARIQASVAKKVVDEAGLSLLDALHTIRVSLVDATNGATQLVDGLDTAKNGSSQLATGSATLADGSSQLADGTALLSSGANQLRDGTAQLRDGSAQVADGARQVAGGVDRIDDAARQVGTIAQEAAARLPEARTDIAKALADAGLSQAKIDEILSRLDPVGERLSAANAKVQSTVDQINQLDDGANQVADGSASLATGAASAADGASTLADGAGTAASGAAQLRDGAAQLRDGASQLDSGIGQLSTGATQLRDGLASGVQQIPDSDDATRKAQAQAISDPVSVGTSAVTKAQNYGAGLAPFFAALAGWIGIYALFLIVKPVSKRAITALRSPVRVTLAGWLTPAGLGALQMVGLFTVLAIALQFSFANPWAALGILLFASATYAAIVLALNVWLGSVGQFLGLVLMVLQLVTAGGTFPWQTLPAPLAALHHVLPMGYVVDAMRQVMYGGDVSRVGPDLLVLGAWMLGGVALAALGVTRMTHHRTLRDLQPSLIG; from the coding sequence ATGAAGGTCCCGCAGATGATCACCGCGGAGCTCCGCCGCCTCACCTCGACGCGCATGTCGGTGATCGCCCTGATCGCCCTCCTCGCGGTTCCGATCCTGTACGGAGGTCTCTACCTCTGGGCGAACCAGGATCCGTACGGAAACCTCTCCAACGTGCCGGTCGCCCTCGTCGTCGACGACACGGGTGCCGATGTCAACGGCCAGCAGCGCAACCTCGGCGACGAAGCCGCCGAGCAGTTGCTCGACAGCGACACGTTCGAGTGGCACCGCGTCTCCTCCGACGCCGCGGATGCCGGACTCGAGCGCGGCGACTTCGACTTCATCGTGACGCTCCCGGCGGACTTCACCGAGTCCGTGGCATCCCTGTCGAGTTCGTTCCCGCGACAGGCCGACATCGAGCTGCGCACGAACGATGCGAACAACTACCTCGCCTCGACGATCGGCACGCAGGCGGTCGCGCGTATCCAGGCCTCCGTCGCGAAGAAGGTCGTCGATGAAGCGGGACTCTCGCTGCTCGACGCCCTTCACACGATCCGGGTGAGTCTCGTGGATGCCACGAACGGGGCGACGCAGCTCGTCGACGGCCTCGACACGGCGAAGAACGGCTCGTCGCAGCTCGCTACCGGGTCGGCGACCCTCGCCGACGGGTCGTCGCAGCTGGCGGACGGCACGGCGCTGCTGTCGAGCGGCGCGAACCAGCTGCGCGACGGGACGGCGCAGCTGCGCGACGGGTCGGCGCAGGTCGCCGATGGTGCACGTCAGGTCGCCGGGGGCGTGGACCGCATCGACGACGCGGCCCGCCAGGTCGGCACGATCGCCCAGGAGGCGGCGGCACGACTGCCCGAAGCGCGGACGGACATCGCCAAGGCCCTCGCCGACGCGGGGCTGAGCCAGGCCAAGATCGACGAGATCCTGTCGCGGCTGGACCCCGTCGGCGAGCGCCTCAGCGCCGCGAACGCCAAGGTGCAGAGCACGGTCGACCAGATCAACCAGCTCGACGATGGTGCGAACCAGGTCGCCGACGGCAGCGCCTCCCTGGCCACCGGAGCCGCCTCCGCGGCCGACGGAGCCTCGACCCTGGCCGATGGCGCCGGGACCGCGGCATCCGGAGCCGCCCAACTGCGCGACGGCGCGGCCCAGCTCCGCGACGGCGCGAGCCAGCTCGACAGCGGCATCGGCCAGCTCTCGACCGGCGCGACACAGCTGCGCGACGGGCTGGCCTCGGGCGTGCAGCAGATCCCCGACTCCGACGACGCGACCCGCAAGGCTCAGGCCCAGGCCATCTCCGACCCGGTGAGCGTCGGCACGAGCGCGGTCACCAAAGCGCAGAACTACGGCGCGGGCCTCGCCCCGTTCTTCGCGGCGCTCGCGGGCTGGATCGGCATCTACGCGCTGTTCCTGATCGTGAAGCCCGTGTCGAAGCGCGCGATCACGGCGCTGCGCTCCCCCGTCCGCGTGACCCTCGCGGGCTGGCTCACGCCCGCGGGCCTCGGTGCTCTGCAGATGGTCGGGCTCTTCACCGTCCTCGCCATCGCCCTGCAGTTCTCGTTCGCGAATCCGTGGGCTGCCCTCGGCATCCTGTTGTTCGCCTCCGCGACCTACGCGGCGATCGTGCTGGCCCTGAACGTCTGGCTCGGATCGGTGGGGCAGTTCCTCGGACTCGTCCTCATGGTGCTGCAGCTCGTGACGGCCGGCGGAACCTTCCCCTGGCAGACGCTCCCCGCACCTCTCGCGGCACTGCACCACGTGCTGCCGATGGGATACGTGGTGGATGCCATGCGCCAGGTCATGTACGGCGGAGACGTCTCACGCGTCGGGCCCGATCTGCTGGTGCTGGGCGCGTGGATGCTCGGCGGAGTGGCCCTGGCAGCGCTGGGAGTGACGCGCATGACGCACCACCGCACCCTGCGCGACCTGCAGCCGAGCCTGATCGGCTGA
- the argG gene encoding argininosuccinate synthase, protein MSKVLQSLPVGERVGIAFSGGLDTSVAVAWMRDKGAIPCTYTGDLGQYDEDDIASIPGRATQYGAEVSRLVDCKTALVEEGFVALACGAFHIRSGGRTYFNTTPLGRAVTGTLLVRAMKEDGVDIWGDGSTYKGNDIERFYRYGLLANPALRIYKPWLDADFVTELGGRKEMSEWLVAHDFPYRDSAEKAYSTDANIWGATHEAKTLEHLDVSLEIVEPIMGVRFWDPAVEIETEDVTVEFEGGRPVAINGTRFDDPVALVREANTIGGRHGLGMSDQIENRIIEAKSRGIYEAPGMALLFLTYERLVNSILNEDTLATYHEQGRRLGRLMYEGRWLEPQSLMLRESIQKWVGSTITGSVTVRLRRGEDYTILDTVASGMSYSPEKLSMERVGDAAFGPVDRIGQLTMRNLDIADSRARLEQYASLGLIGGPTGELVGDVAAGGAQEIIESAAPLSAEGERLAEATDAAGESAAFDSGTD, encoded by the coding sequence ATGTCCAAGGTCCTGCAGTCCCTTCCCGTCGGCGAGCGCGTCGGCATCGCCTTCTCGGGTGGTCTCGACACCTCGGTGGCCGTCGCGTGGATGCGCGACAAGGGGGCGATCCCCTGCACCTACACCGGTGACCTCGGGCAGTACGACGAAGACGACATCGCGTCGATCCCCGGCCGCGCGACGCAGTACGGCGCCGAGGTCTCGCGCCTCGTCGACTGCAAGACGGCGCTCGTCGAAGAGGGCTTCGTGGCGCTGGCGTGCGGCGCGTTCCACATCCGCTCGGGCGGACGCACGTACTTCAACACCACACCGCTCGGCCGCGCCGTCACCGGCACGCTGCTCGTGCGCGCGATGAAAGAAGACGGCGTCGACATCTGGGGCGACGGCTCGACCTACAAGGGCAACGACATCGAGCGGTTCTACCGCTACGGCCTGCTCGCCAACCCCGCCCTGCGCATCTACAAGCCGTGGCTCGACGCCGACTTCGTCACCGAGCTCGGCGGCCGCAAAGAGATGAGCGAGTGGCTCGTCGCCCACGACTTCCCCTACCGCGACAGCGCCGAGAAGGCGTACTCGACGGATGCCAACATCTGGGGCGCGACACACGAAGCCAAGACCCTCGAGCACCTCGACGTGTCGCTCGAGATCGTCGAGCCGATCATGGGCGTGCGCTTCTGGGACCCCGCGGTCGAGATCGAGACCGAGGACGTCACGGTCGAATTCGAGGGCGGCCGCCCCGTCGCGATCAACGGCACGCGCTTCGACGACCCGGTCGCCCTGGTGCGCGAGGCCAACACGATCGGCGGACGCCACGGCCTCGGCATGAGCGACCAGATCGAGAACCGCATCATCGAGGCCAAGTCGCGCGGCATCTACGAGGCCCCGGGCATGGCGCTGCTGTTCCTGACCTACGAGCGCCTGGTCAACAGCATCCTGAACGAAGACACCCTCGCCACGTACCACGAGCAGGGTCGCCGCCTCGGTCGCCTGATGTACGAGGGCCGCTGGCTCGAGCCGCAGTCGCTCATGCTGCGCGAGTCGATCCAGAAGTGGGTCGGGTCGACCATCACCGGGTCGGTCACCGTGCGCCTGCGCCGCGGTGAGGACTACACGATCCTCGACACCGTGGCATCCGGAATGTCGTACTCGCCCGAGAAGCTCTCGATGGAGCGCGTCGGCGACGCCGCGTTCGGCCCCGTCGACCGCATCGGGCAGCTCACCATGCGCAACCTCGACATCGCCGACTCGCGCGCGCGTCTCGAGCAGTACGCGAGCCTCGGTCTCATCGGCGGCCCGACCGGCGAGCTCGTCGGCGACGTCGCCGCGGGCGGCGCGCAGGAGATCATCGAGTCGGCGGCCCCCCTGTCTGCCGAGGGCGAGCGCCTGGCCGAGGCGACGGATGCCGCGGGTGAGTCCGCCGCGTTCGACTCCGGCACCGACTGA
- a CDS encoding adenylosuccinate synthase yields the protein MPGIVIVGVQWGDEGKGKATDLLGERTDWVVKFNGGNNAGHTVVIGDEKYALHLLPSGILSPGVTPVIGNGVVVDLEVLFAELEALNARGLDTSRLKISANAHIITQYHRTLDKVTERFLGKRQIGTTGRGIGPAYADKINRVGIRVQDLFDENILRQKVEGALDQKNHLLVKVFNRRSITVDEVVEDLLAYAERVRPMVADTSLLLNEALDAGDVVVFEGGQATMLDVDHGTYPFVTSSSATAGGASTGSGVGPNRLDRIVGIVKAYTTRVGSGPFPTELFDESGDWLRSRGFEFGTTTGRPRRVGWYDAPITRYATRINGITDLVLTKLDILGGLEQIPVCVAYDVDGVRFEDLPVNQTDFHHAKPILEYYPGWSEDISTARTFDDLPQNAQDYVLALEKMSGTRISVIGVGPARDQVIVRHNLID from the coding sequence ATGCCCGGAATCGTGATCGTCGGCGTCCAGTGGGGCGACGAGGGCAAGGGCAAGGCCACCGATCTGCTCGGTGAGCGCACCGACTGGGTGGTGAAGTTCAACGGCGGCAACAACGCCGGCCACACCGTCGTCATCGGCGACGAGAAGTACGCGCTGCACCTCCTGCCCAGCGGCATCCTCTCGCCCGGGGTGACTCCCGTGATCGGCAACGGCGTCGTCGTCGACCTCGAGGTGCTGTTCGCCGAGCTCGAGGCGCTGAACGCGCGCGGCCTCGACACGAGCCGCTTGAAGATCAGCGCCAACGCGCACATCATCACGCAGTACCACCGCACGCTCGACAAGGTCACGGAGCGCTTCCTCGGCAAGCGTCAGATCGGCACGACCGGCCGTGGGATCGGCCCCGCGTACGCCGACAAGATCAACCGCGTCGGCATCCGCGTGCAAGACCTCTTCGACGAGAACATCCTGCGCCAGAAGGTCGAGGGAGCCCTCGACCAGAAGAACCACCTGCTGGTCAAGGTCTTCAACCGCCGCTCCATCACCGTCGACGAGGTCGTCGAAGACCTGCTCGCCTACGCCGAGCGCGTGCGGCCGATGGTCGCCGACACCTCGCTGCTGCTGAACGAGGCTCTGGATGCCGGCGACGTCGTCGTCTTCGAGGGCGGCCAGGCCACGATGCTCGACGTCGACCACGGCACCTACCCCTTCGTCACGTCGTCGTCCGCGACGGCCGGCGGCGCCTCGACCGGCTCGGGCGTGGGCCCGAACCGCCTCGACCGCATCGTGGGCATCGTGAAGGCGTACACGACGCGCGTCGGCTCGGGCCCGTTCCCGACCGAGCTGTTCGATGAGAGCGGCGACTGGCTGCGCTCGCGCGGTTTCGAGTTCGGCACCACCACGGGCCGCCCCCGCCGGGTCGGCTGGTACGACGCCCCCATCACGCGCTACGCGACGCGCATCAACGGCATCACCGACCTCGTGCTGACCAAGCTCGACATCCTCGGCGGTCTCGAGCAGATCCCGGTCTGCGTCGCGTACGACGTCGACGGCGTGCGTTTCGAAGACCTCCCGGTGAACCAGACCGACTTCCACCACGCGAAGCCGATCCTCGAGTACTACCCCGGCTGGAGCGAAGACATCTCCACCGCCCGCACGTTCGACGACCTGCCGCAGAACGCGCAGGACTACGTCCTCGCACTCGAGAAGATGAGCGGAACGCGCATCTCGGTCATCGGCGTCGGCCCGGCGCGCGACCAGGTGATCGTGCGACACAACCTGATCGACTGA
- a CDS encoding lactonase family protein: MRFWVGAYAGDAGSAEGIGILQAGDADSVWASGPLGMVGTAVAAPGSASWLAAHPTHDLLYAALESDGTVQAYRRTSETRLTPVGPAIEAGESVCHVAVSPDATFLVASCWSDGRVVRIDLDAAGRPSRPVIAAEATDPWGSDSAESGVSTGARVSGAVVPDLAAAARALREAAGDEYGDLVPAYDVPAYDVPAYDAVPETDAESEEAAIGPRVSRSHQAIFLPSGLVATTDMGLDLVRFWRPGQSGLRFVQQVVLPKGSGPRHGLWHPSGHLYVVTELSREVFVLAPDAEGRWHIISGQPLVGSLDTDTAAELCASRDGSTLYAGVRGSDTIGVLAVRGAGEALQFTALADAGTHWPRHHVVVNDTLLVAGQLADEIVSLPLDARTGVPGRVRHRTASPSPTRLLPMR; this comes from the coding sequence ATGCGCTTCTGGGTGGGGGCCTACGCGGGGGACGCGGGATCGGCCGAAGGCATCGGCATCCTGCAAGCCGGAGACGCCGATTCGGTCTGGGCCTCGGGCCCGCTCGGAATGGTCGGCACGGCCGTGGCCGCCCCCGGTTCGGCATCGTGGCTCGCCGCCCACCCGACGCACGATCTGCTCTACGCGGCGCTCGAATCCGACGGGACGGTGCAGGCCTACCGCCGCACGAGCGAGACGCGCCTGACCCCGGTCGGCCCCGCGATCGAGGCGGGCGAGTCGGTCTGCCATGTCGCGGTGTCGCCGGACGCGACCTTCCTCGTGGCGAGCTGCTGGAGCGACGGACGAGTCGTCCGGATCGACCTGGATGCCGCGGGCCGCCCGTCGCGTCCCGTGATCGCCGCGGAGGCCACCGATCCCTGGGGCTCCGACTCCGCGGAGAGCGGCGTCTCGACCGGCGCTCGCGTCTCGGGCGCCGTCGTCCCCGATCTCGCCGCGGCCGCGCGGGCCCTGCGCGAAGCCGCGGGCGATGAGTACGGCGACCTCGTTCCCGCGTACGACGTTCCCGCGTACGACGTTCCCGCGTACGACGCCGTGCCCGAGACCGACGCCGAGTCGGAGGAGGCCGCGATCGGCCCCCGCGTCTCGCGCTCGCACCAGGCGATATTCCTCCCCAGCGGTCTCGTCGCCACCACCGACATGGGCCTCGATCTGGTGCGCTTCTGGCGCCCCGGCCAGAGCGGGCTGCGTTTCGTGCAGCAGGTCGTGCTGCCGAAGGGCAGCGGTCCGCGGCACGGGTTGTGGCATCCGTCCGGCCACCTCTACGTCGTGACCGAGCTCAGTCGCGAGGTGTTCGTCCTGGCTCCGGATGCCGAGGGCCGGTGGCACATCATCTCCGGGCAGCCGCTCGTCGGCAGTCTCGACACCGACACCGCGGCCGAGCTGTGCGCGAGCCGCGACGGCTCCACGCTCTACGCGGGAGTGCGCGGCAGCGACACGATCGGCGTGCTCGCGGTACGCGGGGCGGGCGAGGCGCTGCAGTTCACCGCTCTCGCGGACGCCGGCACGCACTGGCCGCGGCACCACGTCGTGGTCAACGACACGCTGCTCGTCGCGGGCCAGCTGGCCGACGAGATCGTCTCGCTCCCGCTCGATGCCCGCACGGGCGTGCCGGGTCGCGTGCGTCACCGCACGGCGTCGCCCTCGCCGACGCGGTTGCTGCCGATGCGCTGA
- a CDS encoding sensor histidine kinase produces the protein MTRSRWTLRRTLVVGTSVLVAIAFVVMSLATIVALRSFALDRLDQQVVEGLSFAVGRGSSEPRPAPDQREGQNQGQDAERPAPRIGSLQAVVTSDGTVRTSSYTRSDGTQVQLTEDQVARLRADVSTDRTPTSIDLGGDLGSFRVAAADVDGTTVFAGSSQADVSATTSALTVILLAVSAATLLIAVFGLSFFVRRSLRPLDRVADVAQRVSTLSLSQGSVDIPDRVAPTDTDPSTEVGRVGSSLNDLLGHVQSSLAARHHSEEQLRRFIADASHELRTPLASIRGYAQLSLGEDAPMTPTQARSFDRIESEAQRMASLVDDLLLLARLDAGQPLRRDEVELTLLAVDAVSDAHAADATHEWRLDVTDDLISVTGDENRLRQVVANLLRNASTHTPAGTTVTLSLGREGSEAVLRVTDTGPGIDPGVAGRLFDRFARADDARNRDAGSTGLGLSIAEAITAAHGGTISVESAPGRTVFEVRLPV, from the coding sequence ATGACCCGTTCCCGGTGGACGCTGCGTCGCACCCTCGTCGTCGGGACGAGCGTGCTCGTGGCGATCGCGTTCGTCGTGATGAGCCTGGCCACGATCGTGGCGTTGCGTTCCTTCGCCCTCGACCGTCTCGACCAGCAGGTGGTCGAGGGACTGTCGTTCGCCGTCGGGCGCGGGTCGTCCGAGCCGCGCCCCGCCCCGGACCAGCGGGAGGGGCAGAACCAGGGCCAGGATGCCGAACGCCCGGCGCCGCGGATCGGATCGCTGCAGGCGGTGGTCACCTCCGACGGGACCGTGCGCACCTCGAGCTACACGCGCAGCGATGGCACCCAGGTGCAGCTCACCGAGGATCAGGTGGCCCGCTTGCGCGCGGACGTGTCCACCGACCGGACACCCACCTCGATCGACCTCGGCGGTGACCTGGGGTCCTTCCGGGTCGCGGCCGCCGACGTCGACGGGACGACGGTGTTCGCCGGCAGCTCGCAGGCCGACGTGTCGGCGACGACGAGCGCGCTCACGGTGATCCTGCTGGCGGTGAGCGCGGCGACCCTGCTGATCGCCGTGTTCGGGCTCTCGTTCTTCGTCCGCCGGAGCCTGCGCCCGCTCGACAGGGTGGCCGACGTCGCCCAGCGCGTGTCCACGCTGTCGCTCAGCCAGGGAAGCGTCGACATCCCCGACCGGGTGGCCCCGACCGACACCGACCCGTCGACCGAGGTGGGTCGCGTGGGCTCCTCGCTCAACGACCTCCTCGGGCACGTGCAGTCCTCCCTCGCCGCGCGGCACCACAGCGAGGAACAGCTCCGGCGCTTCATCGCGGACGCCAGCCACGAGCTGCGCACGCCGCTCGCGAGCATCCGCGGCTACGCGCAGCTGTCGCTGGGCGAGGACGCCCCGATGACGCCGACCCAGGCGCGCTCGTTCGACCGGATCGAGTCGGAGGCCCAGCGCATGGCATCCCTCGTCGACGATCTGCTGTTGCTGGCCCGATTGGATGCCGGACAACCGTTGCGTCGCGACGAGGTCGAGCTCACGCTGCTCGCCGTCGACGCCGTGAGCGACGCGCACGCGGCGGATGCCACGCACGAGTGGCGTCTCGACGTGACCGACGACCTCATCTCGGTCACCGGGGACGAGAACCGCCTGCGGCAGGTGGTGGCGAACCTGCTCCGCAACGCCTCCACGCACACGCCGGCGGGAACGACGGTCACGCTGTCGCTCGGTCGCGAGGGGAGCGAGGCCGTGCTGCGCGTGACCGACACCGGCCCGGGAATCGACCCGGGGGTGGCGGGCCGGCTCTTCGACCGCTTCGCCCGCGCCGACGACGCGCGGAATCGGGATGCCGGGAGCACGGGGTTGGGGCTCTCGATCGCCGAGGCGATCACGGCGGCGCACGGGGGCACGATCTCGGTGGAGAGTGCGCCGGGGCGGACGGTGTTCGAGGTGCGGCTGCCGGTCTGA
- a CDS encoding peptidylprolyl isomerase, with protein sequence MRTRLISAVLAASALLLIAGCAGPTPATPPASEPSAAGACAYPTSGKPSVDVTPPAEGTERPAGDVPVTLDTSAGQISMTLTGARTPCTVESFVSLAQQQYFTNTQCHRLTTQGIFVLQCGDPTGTGRGGPGYTFADELDGSETYPAGTVAMANTGQPGTNGSQFFLVYADSKLPPSYTVFGTLSPEGLAVVEKIGQAGVAGGGADGAPATPVEITAVTVG encoded by the coding sequence GTGCGCACGCGACTGATCTCGGCGGTTCTCGCCGCCTCCGCCCTGCTCCTGATCGCCGGATGCGCGGGGCCCACCCCCGCCACCCCGCCCGCGAGCGAACCGAGCGCGGCCGGCGCGTGCGCCTACCCGACGTCGGGGAAGCCGTCGGTCGACGTCACCCCTCCCGCGGAGGGGACGGAGCGGCCGGCCGGGGACGTCCCGGTGACGCTCGATACTTCCGCCGGGCAGATCTCGATGACCCTCACCGGCGCGCGCACGCCGTGCACGGTCGAGAGCTTCGTGTCGCTCGCACAGCAGCAGTACTTCACCAACACGCAGTGCCACCGCCTCACGACGCAGGGCATCTTCGTGCTGCAGTGCGGCGATCCCACCGGGACGGGTCGCGGCGGGCCGGGCTACACGTTCGCCGACGAGCTCGACGGTAGCGAGACCTACCCGGCCGGGACGGTCGCGATGGCCAACACCGGCCAGCCCGGGACGAACGGCTCGCAGTTCTTCCTCGTCTACGCCGACTCGAAGCTGCCCCCGAGCTACACGGTCTTCGGCACTCTCTCACCGGAGGGCCTCGCGGTGGTCGAGAAGATCGGCCAGGCCGGCGTCGCCGGCGGGGGTGCCGACGGCGCGCCCGCGACTCCGGTGGAGATCACCGCCGTCACGGTCGGCTGA
- a CDS encoding serine hydrolase domain-containing protein encodes MTRRRLLTTAAMVAAPAMTLAIGLLAMPRPPALSEQVTGDAALAAAVRGDLLAAGQRHEAVVVSIDGDRTRFAGFGADEHTPFEIGSATKTMTGLLFQDAIERGELAAEDRLEGCLPELAGTAAGAVRLDDLATHTSGMPRLLSDPGFQADTLGRSLLGQNPYTLTVDEMLALTRAERVGEPGTFEYSNLGTALLGQAIARCAGMDYPTLLSTRLFEPLGMTESTVPVTAADLRPIDTRGYNAQGVAQDQWAIGGHAPAGGVRSTAHDMTLFVRALLDGTAPGASAMDPRRETASGPIGWFWFTLDVDGTAITFHNGQTGGFTSAIMLDRAAGRAGFVLDDTATNVDEVAYAILTKGAAR; translated from the coding sequence ATGACACGACGACGACTGCTCACGACCGCGGCGATGGTGGCGGCGCCCGCGATGACGCTCGCGATCGGTCTTCTCGCGATGCCGCGTCCGCCCGCGCTCTCCGAGCAGGTCACCGGCGATGCCGCGCTCGCCGCGGCCGTGCGCGGCGACCTCCTCGCCGCGGGCCAACGTCACGAAGCGGTCGTCGTGTCCATCGACGGCGATCGCACGCGGTTCGCAGGCTTCGGGGCCGACGAGCACACGCCGTTCGAGATCGGATCGGCGACCAAGACCATGACCGGGCTCCTGTTCCAGGACGCCATCGAGCGCGGCGAGCTGGCCGCCGAGGACCGCCTCGAGGGGTGTCTGCCCGAGCTGGCCGGCACTGCGGCGGGAGCGGTCCGTCTCGACGATCTCGCCACGCACACATCCGGGATGCCGCGTCTCCTCAGCGATCCGGGCTTTCAGGCCGACACGCTCGGCCGCAGTCTCCTCGGGCAGAATCCCTACACGCTCACCGTCGACGAGATGCTCGCCCTCACCCGCGCCGAGCGGGTCGGAGAGCCGGGGACGTTCGAGTACTCGAACCTCGGCACGGCCCTTCTCGGGCAGGCGATCGCGCGGTGCGCCGGGATGGACTATCCGACCCTCCTCTCGACCCGCCTGTTCGAGCCGCTCGGGATGACCGAGTCGACGGTGCCCGTGACCGCCGCCGACTTGCGTCCGATCGACACGCGCGGTTACAACGCGCAGGGCGTCGCGCAGGACCAGTGGGCCATCGGCGGGCACGCCCCCGCGGGCGGCGTGCGCTCCACCGCGCACGACATGACGCTCTTCGTCCGGGCGCTCCTGGACGGCACCGCTCCGGGCGCCTCCGCGATGGATCCGCGCCGGGAGACGGCATCCGGTCCGATCGGGTGGTTCTGGTTCACGCTCGACGTCGACGGCACCGCGATCACCTTCCACAACGGGCAGACCGGCGGATTCACCTCCGCGATCATGCTCGATCGGGCGGCCGGGCGAGCCGGGTTCGTGCTGGACGACACCGCGACGAACGTCGACGAGGTCGCCTACGCCATTCTGACGAAGGGAGCGGCACGATGA
- a CDS encoding TetR/AcrR family transcriptional regulator encodes MSIPTRRDAVENRAGILDAATAAIGHDPRASIDAIARRAGLSRRALYGHFDDRNAIIREVIAAGAVRFNAIADRVDDADSRVALARLASELWAEAAHVQAAAALALDDAHLPETSAALAPLRRRIDAIVRRGQEAGELRTDLPAPTLSRLLEETGRTVVSRVDAGASTARSIAVRAVLGIAGLSWTEAQTLLAEYPELEKQ; translated from the coding sequence GTGAGCATTCCCACCCGCCGCGACGCCGTCGAGAACCGCGCCGGCATCCTCGACGCAGCGACCGCCGCGATCGGCCACGACCCGCGCGCGTCGATCGACGCGATCGCCCGCCGCGCCGGACTCTCACGCCGCGCCCTGTACGGCCACTTCGACGACCGCAACGCCATCATCCGCGAGGTCATCGCCGCGGGGGCGGTCCGCTTCAACGCCATCGCCGACCGCGTCGACGACGCCGACTCGCGCGTGGCGCTCGCGCGCCTGGCATCCGAGCTCTGGGCGGAAGCCGCTCACGTGCAGGCCGCCGCCGCGCTCGCCCTCGACGACGCGCACCTGCCCGAGACCTCCGCCGCGCTCGCCCCGCTGCGTCGCCGGATCGACGCGATCGTCCGCCGCGGGCAGGAAGCCGGCGAGCTGCGCACCGACCTGCCCGCCCCGACCCTGTCGCGCCTGCTCGAAGAGACGGGCCGCACGGTCGTCAGCCGCGTCGACGCCGGCGCGTCGACGGCGCGCTCGATCGCCGTCCGCGCCGTCCTGGGCATCGCCGGCCTGTCGTGGACCGAGGCCCAGACCCTCCTCGCGGAGTACCCCGAACTGGAGAAGCAGTGA
- a CDS encoding Pr6Pr family membrane protein, with amino-acid sequence MARFSASTTAQTAGRAPGWAAGWNLARVAMAVLVAVAVAAQFVSTVSFSAAMGRDLLTVVANFFSFFTNLSNLSAVVVLALAGARFFVRGRRLEADPPALATALAWVSTYMIITGIVYNLLLRGLPPQPESVGWSNEIVHVWAPLFFLLDLLVGPGRRRLPWKAALGAAIFPIVWIVYTLARAPFITNQTTGAPYWYPYPFFDPHTNGWGSVAVYIVVIAVAVVGLACGAVAIGRVRGIRSS; translated from the coding sequence ATGGCACGATTCTCGGCGTCGACGACGGCGCAGACCGCGGGGCGCGCCCCGGGGTGGGCGGCGGGGTGGAACCTCGCGCGGGTGGCGATGGCGGTGCTCGTCGCGGTGGCGGTGGCCGCCCAGTTCGTCTCGACGGTGAGCTTCTCCGCCGCGATGGGCCGCGACCTCCTCACCGTCGTGGCGAACTTCTTCAGCTTCTTCACGAATCTGTCCAACCTCTCGGCGGTCGTCGTGCTCGCTCTCGCGGGAGCGAGGTTCTTCGTCCGCGGCCGCCGTCTCGAGGCCGATCCCCCCGCCCTGGCCACCGCTCTGGCGTGGGTGTCGACCTACATGATCATCACCGGCATCGTCTACAACCTGCTGTTGCGAGGGCTCCCGCCGCAGCCCGAGTCGGTGGGCTGGTCGAACGAGATCGTGCACGTGTGGGCCCCGCTGTTCTTCCTGCTCGATCTCCTCGTCGGTCCGGGTCGACGTCGGCTCCCGTGGAAGGCGGCCCTCGGCGCGGCGATCTTCCCGATCGTCTGGATCGTCTACACCCTCGCGCGCGCCCCCTTCATCACGAACCAGACGACGGGCGCGCCGTACTGGTATCCGTATCCGTTCTTCGACCCGCACACGAACGGCTGGGGCAGCGTCGCGGTCTACATCGTCGTCATCGCGGTGGCGGTCGTGGGTCTGGCGTGCGGGGCCGTCGCGATCGGGCGGGTGCGCGGCATCCGTTCGTCCTGA